A portion of the Pseudoalteromonas luteoviolacea genome contains these proteins:
- the cysQ gene encoding 3'(2'),5'-bisphosphate nucleotidase CysQ yields the protein MQTYLEPCIELAQLAGQAIMAIYQQDDIGQQEKSDHTPVTAADLAANEVLLNGLKSLAPDIPVMSEETPIPPLEQRQDWQRYWLLDPMDGTGEFILQSGDFAVNIALIEGNQPVLGVIHWPAKNVTYFATKGAGAYKRSGATDEQIFVASPDTLTLAVSRRQKIEAVSQYLNSQFDTIALGSCSLKACIIAEGKADCFLRVGPTGEWDTGASQVIVEEAGGCITDAQFNPLTYNQRETTENPDFIVMGHPDWQFQKLISPHQR from the coding sequence TTGCAAACCTACTTAGAACCTTGTATTGAGCTTGCGCAATTGGCAGGTCAAGCCATTATGGCGATTTATCAGCAAGATGATATCGGTCAGCAGGAAAAGTCAGATCATACACCAGTGACAGCCGCTGATTTAGCGGCCAATGAGGTATTATTGAATGGCTTGAAGTCCCTCGCGCCTGATATTCCAGTGATGTCTGAAGAAACACCTATTCCGCCGCTTGAGCAGCGACAAGATTGGCAGCGTTATTGGCTTCTGGATCCGATGGATGGGACCGGTGAGTTTATTTTGCAAAGTGGTGACTTTGCGGTCAATATTGCGTTGATTGAGGGGAATCAGCCAGTGCTTGGGGTAATCCATTGGCCAGCTAAAAATGTTACCTATTTTGCGACTAAAGGGGCGGGGGCGTATAAGCGATCAGGTGCGACCGATGAGCAAATATTTGTAGCGTCGCCTGATACGTTGACGCTTGCTGTGAGCCGCAGACAAAAAATTGAGGCGGTGAGTCAGTACCTAAACAGTCAGTTTGATACGATTGCACTGGGCTCTTGCTCATTAAAAGCTTGTATTATCGCTGAAGGTAAAGCGGATTGCTTTTTACGTGTCGGTCCAACTGGTGAGTGGGATACGGGCGCCTCTCAAGTGATTGTAGAAGAAGCGGGTGGGTGTATTACGGATGCACAATTTAATCCGTTAACTTACAACCAACGCGAAACGACCGAAAACCCTGACTTTATCGTTATGGGTCACCCTGATTGGCAATTTCAGAAGTTGATCAGTCCTCATCAGAGGTAA
- the nudE gene encoding ADP compounds hydrolase NudE produces the protein MSQKKHPCPPEIISSDVVASSRLFSVESLSLQFSNGERRQYERIKGGGRGAVMIVPITAENELLLVREYCAGTHDYQLGFPKGLIDPGETPVEAGNRELKEEVGFGANEFVDLKTVSLAPSYFKAQMHILFAKDLYPEQLEGDEPEPLVVVKWPLDDWQSLLDQSDFTEARSVAALLLLQQYLLKEV, from the coding sequence ATGTCACAGAAAAAGCATCCATGTCCGCCGGAAATTATATCATCTGACGTAGTTGCATCGAGTCGATTATTTAGTGTTGAATCTTTATCCTTACAATTTTCAAACGGTGAACGAAGGCAATATGAACGGATTAAAGGCGGTGGTCGTGGTGCGGTAATGATTGTGCCAATAACGGCTGAAAATGAACTATTATTAGTGAGAGAATACTGTGCAGGCACACATGACTATCAACTGGGTTTCCCCAAAGGGCTTATTGACCCTGGAGAGACGCCGGTTGAAGCGGGTAACAGAGAGTTAAAAGAAGAGGTTGGTTTTGGCGCAAATGAATTTGTCGACCTAAAAACGGTTTCTTTAGCCCCCAGCTATTTCAAAGCACAAATGCATATTTTATTTGCAAAAGATTTATACCCAGAGCAATTAGAAGGGGATGAGCCAGAGCCGCTAGTTGTGGTGAAGTGGCCTCTGGATGATTGGCAATCTTTACTGGATCAAAGTGACTTTACCGAAGCGCGAAGTGTGGCTGCACTGTTGTTACTACAGCAGTATTTATTGAAGGAGGTTTAA